A part of Solea solea chromosome 8, fSolSol10.1, whole genome shotgun sequence genomic DNA contains:
- the mrps30 gene encoding 39S ribosomal protein S30, mitochondrial, producing the protein MAARTRLPLLFPKNLPPFRHRKLVHTEVAVKEPQYPPIVPSRTAKSKSALLRQVQEHVQKICASPVEEKLSLITRIQRKKFMVYPQTFARNADRWYQHFTKTAYIPGLPEKFTQAPLKTTGVDQSPPAAARTTTALEIDDDAFRDIRSLVTRVILQEHWHINQRKTFLFREQEMVVGPFLRNLVTELTHSLSRFNPLLRLCSLDINPQVNFYWRRGQRIIPKGHRKGRQEPIRFQIDDKPNSQIRITQQLPQFTPMEASYAAEVPEITLAPNLMPMFRRQYDNNIFTGAKLPDPACYGHTQFHLVPDQYQRDRMARRQQSDQVEVFLRANALASLFAWTGAQAMYQGFWTFEDVTRPFASQAVITDGHFFSFFCYQLNTVALSVETDANNPRKNLLWGTESLRLYDNVQDGEVVGLNDDVIKLLVSFLMNQP; encoded by the exons ATGGCGGCCCGCACACGGCTGCCCTTGCTGTTTCCTAAAAACCTGCCTCCATTCAGACACCGAAAACTCGTCCACACTGAGGTTGCGGTCAAGGAGCCGCAGTATCCCCCCATCGTCCCTTCTCGCACGGCAAAAAGCAAATCGGCGCTTCTGCGGCAAGTTCAGGAGCATGTGCAAAAGATATGCGCCTCCCCGGTGGAGGAGAAGCTCTCCCTCATCACTCGTATCCAGCGGAAGAAATTCATGGTTTACCCTCAGACTTTCGCCCGGAACGCAGACAGATGGTACCAGCACTTCACCAAGACCGCCTACATCCCGGGTCTGCCCGAGAAATTCACGCAGGCCCCGCTGAAGACCACTGGCGTGGATCAGTCGCCGCCGGCCGCAGCTCGAACCACAACTGCACTGGAGATCGACGATGATGCGTTCAGGGACATCCGCTCACTGGTCACTCGTGTTATTTTACAGGAGCACTGGCACATAAATCAACGCAAAACTTTCTTGTTCCGAGAGCAGGAGATGGTAGTCGGACCCTTCCTGAGAAACCTGGTGACTGAACTCACCCACAGTCTGTCCAGATTTAACCCACTGCTTCGACTCTGCAGTCTAG ATATTAATCCCCAAGTTAACTTTTAttggaggagaggacagagaaTCATCCCAAAAGGACACCGGAAAGGCCGACAAGAGCCTATCAGGTTCCAGATTGATGACAAGCCGAACAGTCAGATTAGGATCACTCAGCAACTTCCACag TTTACTCCAATGGAGGCCTCATACGCAGCTGAAGTTCCAGAGATCACGTTAGCTCCAAACCTGATGCCCATGTTCAGACGACAGTATGACAACAACATCTTCACAG GTGCTAAACTACCAGACCCAGCATGCTATGGTCACACTCAGTTCCACCTGGTTCCTGACCAGTATCAAAGAGACCGGATGGCTCGGCGGCAGCAGTCTGACCAGGTGGAGGTGTTCCTCCGAGCCAACGCACTCGCCAGCCTCTTTGCGTGGACAGGAGCTCAGGCCATGTACCAGG GTTTCTGGACTTTTGAGGATGTCACCAGGCCGTTCGCGTCCCAGGCTGTGATCACCGACGgccacttcttctccttcttctgctACCAGCTCAACACAGTCGCTCTCTCTGTAGAAACGGACGCCAACAACCCCAGGAAAAACCTCCTGTGGGGCACAGAGAGCCTGCGACTGTACGACAACGTGCAGGACGGTGAGGTGGTGGGTCTGAATGACGACGTCATCAAGCTTCTGGTCAGTTTCCTCATGAACCAGCCATAg
- the emb gene encoding embigin yields the protein MSASWGKLFFQLVLLLASCGHINTKTPSPTSPSLDPISPLPSDIRRVVLKGESHTEKVELLNPVDLALECIWSGNENKSPNITGYWRKDGEEMQSIRVTVQLENDKYTLRQVFKIVSKENLGSYSCSFGDEAKVDFLLAGPQIGEVRDKPIVSYVGDSVVVKCKMDEKKPKPVSWNWYRANGTDKEQIFYAAEPQKYEIKNHEWATKLVVHKLTEGDSGFYYCEGVYAVSTTMGHVELKVITFLEPLKPFIAIIVEVIVLVAAILIYEKSQSKKNSAGGNETNADQTNTPTPGDNNGPEESSSTRQRKA from the exons ATGTCAGCCTCATGGGGGAAACTCTTTTTCCAGCTCGTCCTGCTCCTTGCCTCCTGTGGACACATCAATACAA AGACACCGAGCCCAACGTCTCCATCGCTGGATCCCATCAGTCCGCTGCCGTCAGATATAAGACGCGTTGTCCTTAAAG GCGAAAGTCACACGGAGAAAGTTGAGCTTCTGAACCCGGTCGACCTTGCACTCGAGTGCATCTGGAGCGGCAATGAGAACAAAAGTCCAAACATCACCGGTTACTGGAGGAAAGACGGAGAGGAAATGCAGAGCATCCGCGTCACGGTGCAGCTGGAAAATGACAAGTATACCCTCAGACAAGT GTTCAAAATTGTCAGCAAGGAAAACCTTGGGAGTTATTCGTGCTCGTTTGGAGATGAAGCTAAAGTAGATTTTCTTTTGGCAG gacCACAGATTGGTGAGGTGCGAGATAAGCCCATCGTCAGCTATGTGGGAGATTCTGTGGTGGTCAAGTGTAAAATGGATGAAAAGAAACCAAAGCCAGTGTCCTGGAACTGGTACAGGGCAAATGGCACGGATAAA GAGCAGATTTTCTACGCTGCAGAGCCTCAAAAGTATGAAATCAAAAATCATGAGTGGGCGACCAAGCTGGTGGTGCACAAATTGACAGAGGGAGACTCGGGCTTTTATTACTGTGAAGGGGTTTATGCCGTCAGCACCACGATGGGCCATGTGGAACTGAAG GTCATCACCTTCCTGGAGCCTCTGAAGCCCTTTATAGCCATCATTGTCGAGGTGATTGTCCTGGTCGCTGCTATTCTGATCTACGAGAAAAGCCAGTCGAAGAAAAACTCTGCAGGAG GAAATGAGACGAATGCTGACCAAACCAACACACC GACGCCTGGAGACAATAACGGACCCGAGGAAAGCTCGTCAACGAGACAGCGCAAAGCTTAA